The genomic stretch GCTAACCATGATGGGGCTGTGGTGGGGTTTTCGCACCGCCGGGGTGCGTAGCCAGTGGCTACCCGTTGTGAACCAAGGAAAGGCCGTGCCCGACACTCGCCGCAGCGACCACGTTCCCTTTTGGGATTTGGGCTACCCGGCTATCTTGGTCACCGACACCGCATACCTGCGCAACCCTCACTACCACCAGCCTACCGATACGTTGGAGACGCTGGATCTAGATTTTCTCACCCAGGTTTGCCAGGGGTTAATCTATGGCCTGCGCCGTCTGTGAGGCCTGCTGATAGTCAAAAGTTGCTCTGAGCACCAGAGCTGGGTCAACCCAAGCTCCCTCATACTTGAGGCCCCAGTGCAGGTGTGGGCCAGTAGTGCTGCCGGTCATGCCCACGCGACCAATGCGCTGGCCTGCAGTCACCATTTGCCCCTGGCGAATCTCGATGCCGCCGTCGCGATCGACCAGTACCCGGCCGCCTTCTTTTTCAATCACAATGCTGCCCTGCATATGGCAGTAGATGTGAGTCCACGAGCCGGATTGAATGATAGCGGCGGTGCCGCAGGCGGTGTGGTCGTGCACTTCGACTATTTTGCCCTCCCACCAGCTGCGAATATAGCTGCCCATGGGAGCGGCCAGGTCTAGCCCGTAGTGAAAGCGGTGCCCGCCCATAGGGTGTTGACGGTAGCCAAAGGGTGACGTGTAGCGCGAAAAATTTTCTAGGGGAAAAGATGATCCTAGCCAGGGGTTAGCAGGGGCTGTCTCCGCGGCAATCTGCTCTTCGGCAATCACTTGGGGAGTTGATCGAGTGAGTTCTGTCATCGTGCCAATGCCAACGCTAAGCGCAACAATCCAACCCAAGGCTTGCGCCCTGTCAAAACGACCATCCATAGCTGCAAAAACCGAGTTGCTGGGGCCTGCAATAGTACAATTGCATTCATAAAGATAGTGCAATTGTACTAATTTGCCAAGCTTTTTCTCTAGAGTCACCGGAGGGGCTAGTAGGGCTTGACTCTATAGCCAAGCTAGGGGCGAACTTTGTTGCTCTGCTCCTATCTGCTCCTAATTGAACAGGGCAAACACCGTTTGCACCTACAGACCTCCCTTGCGTTGAATTGGGGTTGTGGAGTCCAGAGTTGAGCTCAATCCATCGCTCTATTCGTTACCGGCTTCTAAGGCCAGACTGTTTGTGGGTGGTTCTAGCACCTCGACAACGCCGGTTTCGCCATTTATTCGTACCCACTGGTCAGTGTGCAGCCGCTGGGTGGCGTTGGTTACATCCATAACGGCGGGGATGCCGTATTCGCGGGCGATGATTGCCCCGTGGGAGAGACGACCCCCCACCTCGGCAATCAATCCCTGGGCGCGGGCCAGCAGGGGTGCCCAGCCAGCATCGGTGTAGGGCACCACCAGAATGAAGGGTCCATTGGCGGCAGCTACGGCTTCAAGCTGGGTCACTACCAGCACTGGACCCGCAACGGTGCCGGCACTGGCGCCAATGCCAGTGAGCTTTTGCTGCACGGTAGCTGTCGGCATCAGGGGAAGCTGGCGGCTGGGGGGCTCGTTGCCAAACACTAGGTAGGGAACGGCGGGCATCTTCTTGTCTCGCTCGTACTGGGCTTTGCGATCGCCAACCCGCTCCTGCACCGCTCTCCAGTTGGGCGTTCCATTCCCCACCAGCTCCTGAATTTCCTCCAGGGTGAGCAAGAAAATGTCGTCCCGCTCCTGCAAATGCCCCTGCGTTTGCCACTGGGTGGCCAGGGCTAGAATGCTCCAGCGCAGCTCGGCCAGCAGCCGGTTGTAGAGGGTGTTCACCTGCCCCTTTAGATCTAGGCGGCGTTGGACGGTAGTGGCTTTGCCTTGGGAGGCGGCAGATTTGGGAGGTGGCGGCTGCCGTACGAACTGGGCTAGCAGTTCACGCACTGGGCCAGGGCTTTCTTGCCAGGTAGCCACGGCAATGTCGGTTCCCACGGGGCTGAGGTAGCCATATTGCTCAATAAACTGCCCCATAGCCTTGAGCAACGATTCGCCGTCGGTGCTTTCGGCTAAGGCCGTCATCAGCGACGAGCTGTCGGTAATGCGGGCTAGCTCGGGCTTCGAGAGCGTTTGGCGAATGTCTTGGGCGATCGCCCGCAACGCTTCCAAGGCTGCAATCTCGTCATTTTGCATGGGGTTGAGGCTTTCTTCCGGCACCTTGAGCAGGGCGCGGCGCAGGGCAAAGCTGAGCGGGCCGAGGATGTTGTAGTAAGTGACCCGCTTCAGCAGATCGAGAATGGTGTCTACTCGGTCGAGCAATTCCTGGGGCGTGAGGGCATCCCTGGGAGTCTCGGCTAAGGCTTGCAGGGCTGGGGCGAAGCGATCGCGATTCTCCTGGGCAAACTGCTGCTCCAGCTTGAGTTCACGGCGCAGCAGGCGCACCAGACCGGGCATATTCCGCAGCGTGGAGCCGAGGGGAGGGCGGCTAAACTTAGCTCCGCGTGTTAAAAACTCCAAGCTTTCGGCCGGCAGACCCATGCGGCGGAAGATGTCTCCCAGCAGGGTGGCGTTGAAGTAAGCGTGGGCGTGGTGCAGCGTAGCGGTGGCTTCGAAGTCGAGCCCACGGGCGCGATCGCCCAACACCACCGTAAAAATCTCGCCCCACACGCCGCAGGTCAAAGGCCGATTGATCGACCAGGTCAGCGGACGAATCGTGCCAGGGATGACCTCAGCGGCAATCTTGCGCGTCCAGAGCGGTTGCAATGTAGTGATGGGGCGACTCTGCAACAGCCATAGGGTGTTGCCGTCGTAACTCCACTCAAGGTCTTGGGGAATGCCCTGGTAGCGGCTCTCCAGGTGGCGGGCCAGGTAGGCCACCTGCTGAAGCAGCCGCGAGGGTGTCTGGCCTTGGCCCTCTACCGTCAGCGTCAGCGCGTCGGAGAGCTGCCAATCGGCCTCAGCGATCGCTGCCAGGGGGGGCACATCGTCGGGCTGCACCAGCACCCGATACTGTTCGGGCGTCACCTGACCTCCCACCACCTGGTCGGCCCCGCCAGGTAACGCTTCGATCACCACCGCATCGCCGCAGCGAGCAATGGGGTCACGGCTAAAGGCCACCCCCGAAAACTGCCCCTGCACCTGCTGCTGCACGATTACCGCCAGCCCCTGCTCGGGTAAACCCTTGCTCTGCCGATAGGCCTTTGCTTGAGGTGCGCTGTAGGACGAGAACACCCGCACGATCGCCGCCGCCAGCGCCTCCTGGTCAGTGATATTCAGAAATGATTGATACACTCCCGCCGCCGAGGCCGTGCCCGTGTCTTCGTCCTGGGCCGAGGAGCGGACGGCGAGGGGCTGGGTGGGGGAGGGCTCCGCGATCGCCAGTAGCGCAGTCGGATCATCCCCGGCGGGCAGCACATAGCCGCGTGGCACCGGGTAACCCCAGGCTGTTAGCTGGCCCAAGGTGGCCGCTTTGTGGCCAAACTTGGTGGGGTCAAGGGCGCGATCGAGGGCAACAAGGGCGCGATCGCCGCGAAAAAACCGAAACATGGTGCGAGACTCCAATCGTCCTTCGTCGTCAGGCAAATCGAGATCGTCAGGTAGCTTTTGATAAATCCAAGCGATCAGCCCGCTTAGGCAAGACATCGCCAATACCAGCTCTCCATCTGAGTGGCGCAGAGCGGTGATCAGCGGCAGCAACACCAGCGACAGCAGGCGACCCTGACGCCGCTCGCGAAAGATGGTAAACCCCAGCCCGCTGAGCATAAACGTTAGCAGTGCCGTCGGCCAGTCATAGGCTGCGACGCCCCACACCACGTTGGTAGTGCCCGCTCCCTTGGCAAACCAGTAGCGACCCATCACCAGCCCAATCAGAGCAATAAGTTCCCACACCGGGTCTGCTGGGAAGTAGTGCCGCGCCAGTAGCACGACCCCAATGCCCTTGGCCGCCTCCAGTAAGACCGCCACAATGCCTGCCACTTTACCACCGTGGTAAAAAGCAGCCGACACGCCGACATTGCCCGTGCCCACTCGCCGCAGCCGTTTTCCCGAGATCAGCCGAGTCGACCACCCCGTTAGGGGCAACCCGCCCACTATCGGAGACAGCACGAATATTAAAAAGGCACCCCAAACCTGGGTAAGGGTCATAGCCATTGTCGTTGCGGGTTAGATGACATCAGCAAAGGGCCAAGGCGTTGTAATACCCCTTAAACCTTACACCGGGAACCTTAAACCCTCTGTATCTCTGAGCCGTTGCAGGGACGTAGCCCTATTCATAGGGTCTAACGTCGTACTGTATGTAGGGCTGCGGCTGGGCAGGCGGCGGTAGGGGCTGCTTTTCGTAATAGAAGTAGGGATTGGGCGGCATGCGCACCGGATACATCATCGGTTGGGGAGGCTGCGGGGTACGCCGTTGAAGGTGCATGAGCCACAGGGCAATGATGGCAAAGGCCGTGCCACCCCCTAAGACCAGCAGCATAAACAGACCCAAAATGCCCCACAGCAGCATGGTCTGAGTCTCGTTGCTGCGTGGTATTGACTCAATCAGCCGCACCTGCTGAGAGGTCATCTCCTCTACCGCCGTCTGGTAGGTGTCGAGTTGCTCCATCACCGCTTCGGTTTCGGCCTGCTGGCGCTCAAGCTGAGCCTTGAGGTCATCGGCCAGATTCTCCTGGGCGCGCAGCTCGTCCTGTAAACTGTTCACCAGATCTTGCTGCCGGTTTAGATCGCGCTCAAAGCGGTCTTGCTGTAAATCTTGGCCAGCAGTGGGCGGCGACGGCACCGGTACGGTCTGAACGTTGAGACTTTCTGCGCTGGGAGGGGGTGGCGGCAGCGACGGCGTTGTTCCCGTGCCGGTTTTGACCAGCAGCGTCAGAATAAACAGCGCACCACCGGCAGCGCAACAGGTGATTAAGATAGGTTTTTCCCTCGTCAATCCCTGCAAGATCTCATTCCCTTGTTGTGGTGGTGTTAATTAGATTTTCAGGAACGGTCTTAAAGACGATCAAACCCAGCCTAAGGGAAGGGTAACGCAATGGTAGGTTTCCCAAGAGCGATCCAGTAACCGATCTGCTGTGGGAATCGCCAGATATCCTGAGACCTACGGCCTGCTGCATCCCATTAACAGTAAACAAGATGCAGAAGAAATCCGTGATTTCTAAGACCTATACATCAGATCATTATACATCGGCCCAGAATTGGCACAACAAAAACCGGGTTTCTGCCAGGGTAGCCAACAAAAGCTAGCTATTTTGGCCGAAACCCGGCTGGGTGACGATGATTTCTAGTTCTAAAGGCAGTTTAGTTGAACGAGCACTCTACGGTAATTTTCAAGTTGCTCTCTGCGGTGCCTTTAGTAACATAGGGAACGCCTGCCTCTCCGCCGACCTTAAGGCCAAACTCTAGGGTGACTTTTTCGACGTTGGCGGTGGCCATGTCTTTGAAGGCACTCATGGTGTGACTGGTGTAGGTGCGAATGGTGCCT from Leptolyngbya subtilissima AS-A7 encodes the following:
- a CDS encoding M23 family metallopeptidase yields the protein MDGRFDRAQALGWIVALSVGIGTMTELTRSTPQVIAEEQIAAETAPANPWLGSSFPLENFSRYTSPFGYRQHPMGGHRFHYGLDLAAPMGSYIRSWWEGKIVEVHDHTACGTAAIIQSGSWTHIYCHMQGSIVIEKEGGRVLVDRDGGIEIRQGQMVTAGQRIGRVGMTGSTTGPHLHWGLKYEGAWVDPALVLRATFDYQQASQTAQAID
- a CDS encoding glycerol-3-phosphate acyltransferase gives rise to the protein MAMTLTQVWGAFLIFVLSPIVGGLPLTGWSTRLISGKRLRRVGTGNVGVSAAFYHGGKVAGIVAVLLEAAKGIGVVLLARHYFPADPVWELIALIGLVMGRYWFAKGAGTTNVVWGVAAYDWPTALLTFMLSGLGFTIFRERRQGRLLSLVLLPLITALRHSDGELVLAMSCLSGLIAWIYQKLPDDLDLPDDEGRLESRTMFRFFRGDRALVALDRALDPTKFGHKAATLGQLTAWGYPVPRGYVLPAGDDPTALLAIAEPSPTQPLAVRSSAQDEDTGTASAAGVYQSFLNITDQEALAAAIVRVFSSYSAPQAKAYRQSKGLPEQGLAVIVQQQVQGQFSGVAFSRDPIARCGDAVVIEALPGGADQVVGGQVTPEQYRVLVQPDDVPPLAAIAEADWQLSDALTLTVEGQGQTPSRLLQQVAYLARHLESRYQGIPQDLEWSYDGNTLWLLQSRPITTLQPLWTRKIAAEVIPGTIRPLTWSINRPLTCGVWGEIFTVVLGDRARGLDFEATATLHHAHAYFNATLLGDIFRRMGLPAESLEFLTRGAKFSRPPLGSTLRNMPGLVRLLRRELKLEQQFAQENRDRFAPALQALAETPRDALTPQELLDRVDTILDLLKRVTYYNILGPLSFALRRALLKVPEESLNPMQNDEIAALEALRAIAQDIRQTLSKPELARITDSSSLMTALAESTDGESLLKAMGQFIEQYGYLSPVGTDIAVATWQESPGPVRELLAQFVRQPPPPKSAASQGKATTVQRRLDLKGQVNTLYNRLLAELRWSILALATQWQTQGHLQERDDIFLLTLEEIQELVGNGTPNWRAVQERVGDRKAQYERDKKMPAVPYLVFGNEPPSRQLPLMPTATVQQKLTGIGASAGTVAGPVLVVTQLEAVAAANGPFILVVPYTDAGWAPLLARAQGLIAEVGGRLSHGAIIAREYGIPAVMDVTNATQRLHTDQWVRINGETGVVEVLEPPTNSLALEAGNE